TGCCTGAACATGCAAAAACAAGACAAGAGTTGCATTATAGACAACTCACCAACACGAGTTGAAGAAACAATAAGTTACaagatgaaaatagaaaaacgtTAAATAACAAGTTCAGTCTCCAAATTTTTAAGTTCGTGTCAAATAAGTCCCAAAGCTTGAAAAAGTATCTAATAGACCACTAAAATCAATTATGTATGTAATAAGTCCTAAAAGAACATCCCATTTTgtgtctatttaatttttgacggattcaaaattcttgaaatataaGTTATCTATTTGATTTAAGAATCTTATATGTATCAGTAACCTAAACATTCAATTTCATACATGGTACAAGTTTAGGAGTCCGCTAAATCTTTTGAAGTCAATTGATGATCTATTAgtcacaaaattaaacttcacAGGCCTATTTACACTTTTGCTTTGAGGGTAAATAGACAAAAGCTAGAAAACTCATAgactaaactttaaaataaaaacaagcaATAAACAAGACAAGAGTGGTTGGATGTAATGCACAATAACAGTTATGTACCTAAGACAAATCTATTGCTAGCTTTGATTGTTGTATGATCTGATAAGGTTCTAATTAAATGTGTTGAATTGGAGGCTTAGTAATCTAAAGCTAGcagattaaaaacaaaaggaaatttatatataattattgatgCGAAAGTAGATAGTTAACAATGGATCTAAAGAGAGGTGGATATAAGCTGGGTTGACACCCATAGTTTGGTTGAGTATGGATCTTAAAATTGTAATACAGTACAAATGAAATAGCATAAAATTGGGAATGAAGGTTATATATGTCATTTGCATCTCTTCAAGCAAATTTTCAAAGACATGAACGGGCAAAAAGTTAATTTGGCATCTTGTCTTTTTTCCCTCTTATCAAAGGGCTGTTTCCAAGCATGTACATTTAATAGGACATgacaaatgagaaaaaatagatgtCTACGAAGTCAAGCTATAACACAACATCATGATCAAACTCTAGCGGAATTTTAGAGAGTACCTCATTCGTTTCATCTAAAGCACTTGTAGACTCATCCAGCAGGACTAACTTTGGTCTTGAAAGCAATAAACGTGCAAAAGCAATTCGTTGTTGCTCACCGAGAGAAAGAACACTGGACCATTCACAAATTATGTCCAGACTACTGAAACGAGTCAATAGGTAGCTAAGACCCACTTTATCCAGGACTTGGATTAGGTCATCCGTTGACGGCCTATCAGGATTTTCACCAACATTGTTGATATTTGACGCACCTGTCAAAAAGGAAGGGAATACTGCAAGCCAAAAACAATCAGTCTGACTAGGTAGACCTCATGAAAAACTGATTTGCTCTGAATTACACATGGTGCAAAATAGAAACATGTATTCACGTGTTCACGTAGAAAATACTAGTTCTATTACTAATAAACATAGTAGTCACAATCAGTTCCAGTAactctatataaatattttgatttattttgctatatttgaaaatgccccttatcatcatcatcatcatcatcattattattatataaaaataaaaaagagacaTGCATTCACACATTGCTAGATTTCAGAGCCATCTCCACAAGCATGCAATCCAAAAATGTCTGTAAATGGACTGATGATATTCACAATAACAATCAAGAGGTAGACTTACCATTTGATTCAGCATCACCTGCTGATGTGACAGAACCTTCAGCCCATGTAGGATAAAGCAGCTGTTGACGTAGTGTACCCAAAACCATATATGGTCtttgaggaagaaaaaatatccCTTGATAATTCTTGTTGAGTGGTCTACTATTTTCTTTGGATACATCTTCTCCTGTATGTGCTCCGGTGGGACCTTCATTTTGAGAAACTAACTGCTCAGGATAgtcttttatataaaatgtgatttttccttttccaacaTTCCAAAGTCCAGCCAAAACTCTTAGCAAAGAAGTCTTGCCACATCCACTAGGTCCCATTACCTGCGAAAGAAGTTCCATGCTCATGAATTTCCAGTCAACCACAGATTTATGCTCATACCAGCGAAAGTCAAAATATAAAGGCAGGAGATCCACAAACCAGCAAATGCTCCTTTTCTTTAACTATCAGCGTCAAGTCTCTCACCAATGTTGCTCCATTTGGTGCCCCCAAAGTCATATTCTCTATCTCCAATAATTTCTGGCGTTTGTCTGGGGCTATGGACCCATTTGATTCTAGTAGAGGTGAATTTTCCATATGGGAGTACATAAGATGTATCTTTTCTGAAATGTTAGAGAGAGCTTTAGGGGCACTGCCATCCAAGAGATCATCAAATTCACCTGCATACGTTTGAGGATCAAAACctaatatatcttttaattgacaaattaaaattatagagTTGATTTTGGACGGAAAAGTAAATCATGCAGTAACATAAATAATTGGTGTTTAGAACAAGGTAAAATATAGAACTGAAAATGTTTGGGAAGGTTCAAGAGACAGGACTTTGGACGTTCTAACTATTACTTAtgacttctttattttttatttgagttcaACAATATGCAGGGTGGAGGATTTGAACCTTAAGTTCTTGGCCGAGGTACATATTTTATGCTagtacaataaataataacgtGGTAGCAGTCATGCATAACTTTTTTAACAAGAAACCAAACTTACATggagagaaatgaaagaatgtaCAAGGGCATTCATAAAAACTGcccacaaaatacaaaaatggcCTCCAATCTAAAAGAATGAAACCTAGCTAAAAAAACAGAGAGGAACCAAGGAGTTTCTCCTCCACTCAAAGGTCTTCCCTAACATAGGCGTGTGGGCCACTATCAAACTAGGAGGGGggagaaaacaaaagcaaCATCTTTGATGAGACTTGTAGGAGAACCCATTAATTTGTCACCCAGACCCTCTGAAAAAGATGAGGATTGGACTTACTCAAGATTACTATATGCCACAAAGCCATCGATTCCCTAGAAAAACACCACAAACCACTTAGTCAACAACGCCTGGTTCCAtatcacaaattaaatatCCAAACTTTGAAGCCTCGCAATAATCTGAGCCCCTCAAAAAATCTCTCATGATTCTTTCAAGGTTCATACTAATTAGAACACGAATCCTAAAAGtaaaaagggaagaaagtAAAGTGGGATCccaaataaaatagtttaaagaAGTGTAGATCTTCCtccttttgaaaagaaagccTTCTTCCAGGTGGCAAGATGTTTGAGGACCTTTTCAATGATAGAAGACCAGAAAGACACCCGTGGATCATGACCAAGTGGAAGCCCTACATAGGAAGAAGGCAACACACTCCCCTTAGAACCCATGAAAGTTCCAAAGGCATTCAACTGGTGGGACTGCAATTAATGCCAATGATGAACCCCTTGCCTTCATTAATCTTTAGGCCAAACATTGCTTCAGGGAAGTAGAACAAAGTGAGTTGGATACACCATCAAACGATTCAAACCAATTCCATATTGAACAAAAGTTCAGAACGAGTATTCAAAACAATAGTTGAAGAATGAACAGAAAATCTTGTATGGCAAGtaagatagaatttaaaagttgtatACTATAGAAGTGTAGACCTCCAACatgttgagaaaaaaatgaaagtaatttTGATAGAGGACCTCAAACAAACATCTCCATTGTACTTCTAAAATTTGCATGCATCACGCATGAATCTCCTACATAGATCTATATCTACCCCTCATGCACACTGGCGGATTTAGTATAGGCCCAGGGGGGCTCGAGCCCCCCTCaactttattgtctttatataatatgtataaacaaaaccaattaatgtttaatatttgtagTCAGCTTAGTGGTAACTATGTTTGTCATCCCCTCTTCCAACTAGAGTTCAAGTCTTacttatgtaattttttttccagatttttatttttcttctaagttACAACTCGAAGCCCACggtcaataaattttctggATCCGCCACTGTTCATGCATGTATGCTACATTGTCCAGAAGAGGAACTATCATCACCCTCCCCCTTTTATTATCATTCGTCTCAAAGGAATATAAACATACAAGATATAGGAGGTTGAATACAATACCTAGGCGATCAATAATTGCTGAAAAAGCACTGATGGCTTGAAACTGATATACAATGATGGAAAAATCCCCCAGGATGTGATTGAAAGCAGATACTGATTGATTAATAACACCAAACTCAATTTTTCCTGAAAAGTACATGGGGGCAACAACAGCAGCTGGAAGAATTTGAATAAGGTAGCGATAGCCATTGGTAAAGAACTCGAGATTTCTGGATGATATTAGTAATTTCTGTGAAGCAGCATATTTACAGAATACAGTAAGAACCCACAGAAGTGAAGAAACAGAAATATGATGAAACCAAAATATCCAAACTTTGAATACTAACTATATTACAAAATGAACATtgagctttttcttttttaaacggAAACAAGCCTTTTCATGATACAATGAGTGAGACACtaagactaatgctcaaattaCAAGAGAATGAGTCAAAATTCAGGGaaataaaagataacaaaaaggATCAAACCCAAAAACATCCAAAccaatagaaaaaaactataacaaataGAGAAAAGAGTAAACCAATATCAACTCCCCGAAAGCCGAACATAACATCTCACATGGACATTGAGCTTTTACACAGATTATCTCccatatcaaaataaaagaccCAAAGTTTGAAATGTCTAAACTCATGTAACTGTGGCGAACAGAAAAGATACATAAAATGCACTTATTACTTGCAAGAGGGCTTTGAGATTCAATGTAATACATGCATGCATGTAACCCTAAATTCTAATAAAGATAACACCATATTTAATAGTTATGCTCATACTTCTCATtctgaaaattaataatgtattAGGAAATACAAAATTAGTATAGAAAAATCCAGCACAAAAATACTTACAGTTAAATTCTCAACAGCACTTCTAAAACGTTGCAGAATAAGCTGCATCTCATTCTCTTCACCACCATAGAAAGCAATTGATTCAGCATTTTCACGAATGCGTACAAGTCCATAGCGAAAAtctgcttctttcttttcttgcaAGAAGTTCAAATTAACCAAACCCTGCATAAATGCATGTCAACATTTATGACAAACTAGCTCCCCAATGTTtctatgaaaataaaaaaaatggttatagACTTGTCAGGGAATATCACCTTTCCGAGGAAAACACTGATTGCCGTTCCTCCTATCGAATATACAAGAAGAATAACAAACAACGGTGGATAGATACCATATAAGATGTTactaaatgaaattaaatccaCTGTAGAATTGAAGAGTgccaaagaaaatgaaagagctGTCCCTGTGAAAGAACTGAGATCATCAACAATCCGCTGATCTGGATTATCAATAATGGATTGGGACTGAATTTTATAGAAAGACTGGTCCTTTAGATAACGCTCCATGTAATGTTTAGTCATCCATGACCTCCATCTAAGGGAAAGCATGTCCTTTGCGTAATCTCTCAATACAAAAACCTGTTGAGCGGCGAATTTGGGCCAGTAATACagataaaatgtttaaagttaaattacttgCGAGAAGAGTTAAGTAAAAAAGTACAGGATAAACAGGATATACTGATAAAATTCATTGGATTAgttcataaaattgaaagcaaGACTCTcaagtgtttttcttttcttttatccaaACGTATCTGATTGAAAATAAACCCAACTTTTTCCTTCAAGTATGAAGACAACTTTAAATGCAATGGACGAAATGCTCTAATCTCCTTTCAGATATAAGAGGTTTTAGAGAGTTTGTTTTTGGTTAAGATCCATTTGGTTATAGTATCAGTTCGATGCTTGTACTTCTTTGGCTTAAATACAAGTTTAGTCCGTAGACTCTAAAAGGTAGTCAATAAGTCCTTGTACTTCCAATTTTGCATCTTATAGGTCTCTAAACTACCAATTTAGCATCCACAAGATCTGTCAACAAATTTCGAGTCTAATAATTTAGGGATACAAAACTCAAGTTCTTAaactaaacttgtaatttaacctacTTTTTATGCAACAATTTAGTGCATATACTTCCAAGGAAATACAAGGCTTGAGTCATGATGCAAAAGTTCTTACGGTAACAGAGTCATgaatatgcaaataattaattttactctTAATGTCGACTTCATTCACTAGTTCATATTtcctttgttttaaaatgttgaaaaacaGAGTGGACTAGTAGAACAGTACCTAAGCGAAAGTGGGGGGAGGAGACCAGTGTGCTCACCGGAATACCTCCAGCAAAGGCACCTAGGTAGTAAAGGAGCTGCTTAGTGAACTGTTCTTGGTCCTTGTCTGTTCTCCATACCAGTGAGGAGATGAAAATGCGATTATGAAAGTAACTAAGTTAATTAATGGAATAAGCATTTGCGTACTATCGATtgtaagaaggaaaaaggacCAAGAATTACTAGCGAGAGCGTTGTAGAAGTCGCGGCCAAGGAAATTGAAGCCAACGCTGATGCCGGTGGTGCCCAAGGTCAGAGCGAAGACAGCAGCCAGCTGCCATCGAGCTTGCACTTTATCATCCGAAAACCAATAAGGTGCGGCAACTTTCCAAAACCTCTTCAGAAGAATTTTCGGATCAGGTCCAGGCCTCTGAGCTTCCTCATTCTTCGTCATTCACAACCAAGTTCACAATCATTTTCCATAAACAATTagcagcaaaaaaaaaattaaacacaagAACAAAACTGACCTTATCTGGACCTGAACCTGGAGTTGTAATATCCTGCGACTGAGTCGTGGAGGACAAATCGGAGGCACTTGC
This DNA window, taken from Cucumis sativus cultivar 9930 chromosome 6, Cucumber_9930_V3, whole genome shotgun sequence, encodes the following:
- the LOC101204943 gene encoding ABC transporter D family member 2, chloroplastic — encoded protein: MILRSQSSSVFTLSSTVVDNHTFKLHRRQLQLRDYGDDCRHGQFHVRVSKILLSTTAVTVRSTSRSLARRKSRNRFIYFRSSASASDLSSTTQSQDITTPGSGPDKNEEAQRPGPDPKILLKRFWKVAAPYWFSDDKVQARWQLAAVFALTLGTTGISVGFNFLGRDFYNALANKDQEQFTKQLLYYLGAFAGGIPVFVLRDYAKDMLSLRWRSWMTKHYMERYLKDQSFYKIQSQSIIDNPDQRIVDDLSSFTGTALSFSLALFNSTVDLISFSNILYGIYPPLFVILLVYSIGGTAISVFLGKGLVNLNFLQEKKEADFRYGLVRIRENAESIAFYGGEENEMQLILQRFRSAVENLTKLLISSRNLEFFTNGYRYLIQILPAAVVAPMYFSGKIEFGVINQSVSAFNHILGDFSIIVYQFQAISAFSAIIDRLGEFDDLLDGSAPKALSNISEKIHLMYSHMENSPLLESNGSIAPDKRQKLLEIENMTLGAPNGATLVRDLTLIVKEKEHLLVMGPSGCGKTSLLRVLAGLWNVGKGKITFYIKDYPEQLVSQNEGPTGAHTGEDVSKENSRPLNKNYQGIFFLPQRPYMVLGTLRQQLLYPTWAEGSVTSAGDAESNVFPSFLTGASNINNVGENPDRPSTDDLIQVLDKVGLSYLLTRFSSLDIICEWSSVLSLGEQQRIAFARLLLSRPKLVLLDESTSALDETNEARLYKLIAGAGITYISIGHRGTLRNHHNSILHISKLSDDNQRNWNIEPIIRDDLYELSKQ